From Temnothorax longispinosus isolate EJ_2023e chromosome 3, Tlon_JGU_v1, whole genome shotgun sequence, one genomic window encodes:
- the LOC139809275 gene encoding uncharacterized protein isoform X2: MSVANDSSSTPSKILIDKDLQSTAQEKEAADEVPSQFKSPAEIRGYPKAIHQYGTRKRRQQGSSKILTDSPEEKSLVKKKKKQEEKENKTRKRKPKKTSVIAPRKKRSKLWNYFKELKPLLVKCTTCKREIKVSSPGNCTNVMRRHLSRHGIFLDNDIRTLPDDLRQFYSELPGYKAKCNNCGETLSFLTDFKTLRIHLRRHSTRIQSRDETTPRKKRSKLWNYFEKLKPTLVKCTICKKKIKIPTSSTKRIQIIRAHLLKKHGISVDDDTLTRPDNLKQYYWELPGYKEKYNNCGETISFLTNTGPLRRHSTSVQGRDETVIMAPKRKRSKFWNYFEELKRSLVKCKKCKKHFHVTNKSQRIRKLKGHLCNVHGIYFDDDIRTLPDDLKQCYSKLPGYKAKCNNCGKTVSYLTGVGCLRKHLRRHSTIRIQSRDEADMVLRKKRGKFWNYFEELKPTLVKCTTCKKEIKVSYTTYYTKLMRLHLSRHGIFLNNDIRTLPDDLRQFYSELPGYKAKCNNCGVTLSFLTSIENLRKHLRRHSTRIQSRDKTVIMASKRKRSKLWNYFEELKPTLVKCTICKKEIKIPSSTTRRIKIIRAHLLKEHEISPDDDTFTLHDDLKQYYSQLPGYKAKCNNCNKTLSFFGNLTYLRDHLKKHSILLTSIQDRDKTTPKKKRSKLWNYFEELKPTLVKCTICKKKIKIPSSSTRRIQIIRAHLLKKHEISPDDDTFTLHDDLKQYYSQLPGYKAKCNNCNKTLSFFGNSRYLRDHLKKHSVLLTRIQSRDEPSTSSLAADIMDPSAHRQNQKTSGSLVQSFMKETTEKTDALNEPSTSITTGFDTNPTAECQSQESSGSSVQSFEQTRKETSTIDKTVIMAQKRKRSNFWNYFEDLNPSLVKCTTCKKEIKVSHLGNRIKIMRVHLFKKHGISLNNDTCTLPDDLEQYYSKLPGYKAKCNNCGTTVSFLTSIEDLRRHLRRHSTSIQGRDEPNTSSSTGRIMDFNAELQSQETINLALQSCEQSRNETRTRDGPNTSSSTGRIMDFNAELQSQETINLALQSCEQSRNETRTRDGPNTSSSTGRIMDFNAELQSQETINLALQSCEQSRNETRTCDGNIYSSASKSRTSTIWFTRSIIQRNGRKYRST, encoded by the exons AACATCAGTTATAGCACCAAGAAAAAAACGCAGCAAGTTGTGGAATTATTTCAAGGAATTGAAACCTTTGCTAGTAAAGTGCACGACctgtaaaagagaaattaaggTATCTAGCCCAGGAAACTGTACAAACGTAATGAGAAGGCACTTAAGTAGACatggaatatttctcgataatgaCATTCGTACACTACCTGACGACTTAAGGCAATTTTACTCCGAGTTACcgggatataaggcaaaatgcAATAATTGCGGCGAAACATTATCCTTCTTAACagattttaaaacattacGAATACATTTACGAAGACATTCCACAAGAATCCAGAGTCGagatga GACAACACCGAGAAAAAAACGCAGCAAgttgtggaattatttcgaaaaattgaaacCTACTCTGGTAAAGTGCAcgatctgtaaaaaaaaaattaaaatacctaCTTCATCAACAAAACGCATACAAATAATAAGAGCacacttattaaaaaaacatggaATATCTGTTGATGATGACACTCTCACACGACCTGACaacttaaaacaatattactgGGAGTTACCgggatataaagaaaaatataataattgcggCGAAACAATATCTTTCTTAACAAATACTGGACCTTTACGAAGACATTCCACAAGTGTCCAGGGTCGagatga GACGGTTATAATGGCACCGAAAAGAAAACGCAGCaagttttggaattatttcgaggaaCTGAAACGTTCGTTAGTAAAGTgcaaaaagtgtaaaaaacACTTTCATGTAACTAATAAGTCACAACGCATACGAAAACTCAAAGGACACTTATGTAATGTACATGGAATATACTTCGATGATGACATTCGAACACTACCTGACGACTTGAAACAATGTTACTCGAAATTACCTggatataaggcaaaatgtaacAATTGCGGCAAAACAGTATCTTATTTAACAGGTGTTGGATgtttacgaaaacatttaagaagacaTTCCACAATAAGAATCCAGAGTCGagatga AGCAGATATGGTACTGAGAAAAAAACGCGGCaagttttggaattatttcgaggaGTTGAAACCTACGCTGGTAAAGTGCACgacctgtaaaaaagaaattaaggtaTCTTACACAACATACTACACAAAATTAATGAGGCTGCACTTAAGCAGACATGGAATATTTCTCAATAATGACATTCGTACACTACCTGACGACTTAAGGCAATTTTACTCGGAGTTACCGGGGTATAAGGCAAAATGCAATAATTGCGGCGTAACATTATCCTTCTTAACAAGTAttgaaaatttacgaaaacatttaagaagacaTTCCACAAGAATCCAGAGTCGAGATAA GACGGTTATAATGGCATCAAAAAGAAAACGCAGCAAgttgtggaattatttcgaagaATTGAAACCTACTCTGGTAAAGTGCACGatctgtaaaaaagaaattaaaatacctAGTTCAACAACAAGacgcataaaaataataagagcaCACTTATTAAAAGAACATGAAATATCTCCTGATGATGATACTTTCACACTACATGACgacttaaaacaatattactcgcagttaccgggatataaggcaaaatgtaataattgtaacaaaaCATTATCCTTCTTTGGAAATTTGACATATTTACGagaccatttaaaaaaacattcaatCCTTCTAACAAGTATCCAGGATCGAGATAA GACAAcaccgaaaaaaaaacgcagcaagttgtggaattatttcgaagaATTGAAACCTACTCTGGTAAAGTGCAcgatctgtaaaaaaaaaattaaaatacctaGTTCATCAACAAGACGCATACAAATAATAAGAGCacacttattaaaaaaacatgaaatatctCCTGATGATGACACTTTCACACTACATGACgacttaaaacaatattactcgcagttaccgggatataaggcaaaatgtaataattgtaacaaaaCATTATCCTTCTTTGGAAATTCGAGATATTTACGagaccatttaaaaaaacattcagTCCTTCTAACAAGAATCCAGAGTCGagatga ACCAAGCACTTCAAGTTTAGCGGCTGATATTATGGATCCCTCTGCACACCGTCAAAATCAAAAGACATCTGGTTCGCTCGTTCAATCATTTATGAAAGAAACGACAGAAAAAACAGACGCACttaatga ACCAAGCACTTCAATTACAACGGGTTTTGATACGAATCCTACTGCAGAATGTCAAAGCCAAGAATCATCTGGTTCGTCCGTTCAATCATTTGAACAAACGAGAAAAGAAACAAGCACAATTGATAA GACGGTTATAATGGCACAGAAAAGAAAACGCAgcaacttttggaattatttcgaggaTCTGAATCCCTCACTGGTAAAGTGCACaacctgtaaaaaagaaattaaggtaTCTCACCTAGGAAAtcgcataaaaataatgagagtacacttatttaaaaaacatggaATATCTCTCAATAATGACACTTGCACACTACCTGACGACTTGGAACAATATTACTCGAAGTTACCGGGATATAAGgcgaaatgtaataattgtggCACAACAGTATCTTTCTTAACAAGTATTGAAGATTTACGAAGACATTTAAGAAGACATTCCACAAGTATTCAGGGTCGagatga ACCAAACACTTCAAGTTCAACGGGTCGCATAATGGATTTCAATGCAGAACTTCAAAGTCAGGAAACAATTAATTTGGCTCTTCAATCGTGTGAACAATCGAGAAATGAAACAAGGACACGTGATgg ACCAAACACTTCAAGTTCAACGGGTCGCATAATGGATTTCAATGCAGAACTTCAAAGTCAGGAAACAATTAATTTGGCTCTTCAATCGTGTGAACAATCGAGAAATGAAACAAGGACACGTGATgg ACCAAACACTTCAAGTTCAACGGGTCGCATAATGGATTTCAATGCAGAACTTCAAAGTCAGGAAACAATTAATTTGGCTCTTCAATCGTGTGAACAATCGAGAAATGAAACAAGGACATGTGATgg GAATATATATTCCTCTGCATCAAAGTCAAGAACAAGTACCATCTGGTTTACACGTTCAATCATTCAAAGAAACGGCAGAAAATACAGGAGTACTTGA